The stretch of DNA GTGGAGGATCTCCCGAACGTCGGCCGCGACGGACTCGTAGTAGTCCATGTCCACGGGCCGGTAGTAGCCGGTCTCCTCGCGTTCGAGGTCGTCCTCGAGCGCCCCGCTCTCGAACGCCGCGCGTCTCGGCAGCCGCTCGAGGGCCGTCGAGATGGCCTGTGCGCTCTCGACGCCGAACTCGCGGGCCTCGTAGCTGGCGGTGGCGACGGCACCGATCGTCTCCCCTTCCTCGTACCCCATCCCGACGACGAGGGGTTCGCCGCGGAGGGCGGGCTCGCGCAACCGCTCGCAGGAGGCGTAGAAGCAATCGGCGTCGACGTGGCAGACGATCCTGTCTTCCTCGTCTTCCCCCTCGACGCCCGGTAGCCGCGGCCCGTCAGACATTCGTCTATCGATCGGTTCGTCCGGACGGACGTGAACGTTGCGCCCGCCCGGGTCGTCACCTCGACTCCGGTCGGCCGGGCAGAAGTATCATGTAGCCGTATCGTCGAACCAGCAATATGGCCAGTTTCGGCGGTTCCGCCTCCAAGGAAGTGAAAGACCTCGAAGATTTCGAGCGAAAAACGGCGGCTATCGAAACCGTGTTCACGCTCGCCGTCCTCTACGGCAGCGTTCTACAGATCGTCCCGTTGACCGGCGTCGCTCGCTACATCGCGTTGCTTCCCGTACTCGTTCTCCTCGGAGTCGCGCTCCTGTTGGGCGGTGACAATCTGTTGGACCAACTCCGAACCGAACTGACGGAACGGTGAGTCCCCGCTCGAGAACGTGCTCCGGCGACGGGTTCAGTTGTACTCTCGCCAGCGATAGCCGCAGTCGGTACACTTGAAGAACCGCGTCGGCGGCTCGTCGGCCGACGCGGTCTGCTTGAGGGTGTACCACGCTTCCTCGTTCCCGCACTCGTCGCAGACGACGTCGGTTGCCTTCGGCTTCCCTTCGAAGTTCGCGTTCTCGTCGGACTCGATCACGTCGTCGTCCGTCTGTGACTCCGTCGTGACGAACGCGTCTTCCTGCTCCCGGTCCCGTTCGCTCGAGGCCCCGCAGTCGTCGTTCGTACAGACCATGCGGTCGCCCCGCGCTTTCATCATCGAGCCGCAGTCGTCGCAGAATTGCATATCGACTGGGTACGAACTCGGCGGCCAAAAATACTCCACTCCGTCGGTCGACTCGGATCAATCGACCCTCTCAGTCCCCGTTCTCGAGCGCCTCGTCCTCGAGCACGAACGGACAGTCCGCGACTCGGAACGTCTCCGTCGTCGGGACGGTGAGGATCTCGGCGTCCTCGTGGGTGCACGCGACCTCGGGCGGGGCCGTAAAGTAGTCACAACGCTGGCAGTAGGCCCGCTTCTCGACCTCGCGGATCTCCCGATCGACCGGAACGGGCATCTCGGCGTGGTCGTCGCCCTCGAGTTGGGCCCAGAGACGCTCGCCGTCGATTTCGGCGGTGTCCCGCCGGTCGAACAGGTCGTCGAAGTCGGGTTCGCTCGACCGCGAGCGGTCGTCGGCCGCTCCCTCGACGGACGCGGCGAGGTCGGCGAGCGGGTCGGTTCGATCGCTCGCCTCGCGGTCCGTTTCGGTGCCGGCATCGGTCCCGGAATCCGGCCCCTCGTCGTGCGTGAACTCGGTCCCGTCTCGGTCGTCCGCTGGAGCGCCGTCGGTCATCGGCCGTCCCCGCTCGGCGCATCGTTCGAACCCGAAGGCTCGGTTTCGGGGGCGTCGGCTTCTCCCTCCGATTCGACGGCCGCGAAGACCGCCGGCGTCGACGCGGCCCCGTCCTCGACGCGCCCCTCGAGCGCTGGCGGGTCGCCGGTCACGAGTCGCGGGGAGCCAAAGAGCGACGATTTCTCCGCGACGTCGGCGAACCGGCGTCCGCAGTGGGGACACTCGGGAGCCGTCAGCAGCGCAACGTCGACGCTCGAGCCACAGTCCGTACAGCTCGCCGCGTCGATCCCGAGCCGGTTCGCCGCCAGTTTGAGGTCGTCGACGGCCGCTCGAGTGCGCTGTCGGTCGGCGAGTTCGGTCCGCCGGTCCCGGAGGTCGACCACGGCCTGCGCGACCAGCGTCGACCGCCGTTCGAGGTCGTCGGTCCGGGCGAGGAGGTCGTCGAGGACGGTTTCGAAGTTGTCGAATCCGGCTTCGACGGTCGTTTCGAGCGCATCGAGATCTCCACTGAGCGCCGCGAACTCCGCCTCCGTCGGGAGTTCGTCGTGGTCGTGATCCGCGGGGGCTTTCCCGTCGGTTTCACGTTTGACCTGGATCACCCGATCGCGGACGTCCTCGAGGTGGGCGGCGAACTCCTCGCGCTGGGCCTCGAGCTGCCCCTGCAGCTCGACGACGTCGGCGCGGTCCGCCGGCTCGAGGCCGTCGGCGGTCGCGACGGTGTGCGCGGCCGTCACCAGGCGTCGACAGACGTCGTCCCGGGTCTCGCCGCGCCGCGTCGCTTCCTCGGCTAGCCAGTCGTCGACTGCGGCGGGGAGTGCGAACGCGACGCCGCTCTCGTCGTGGTCCTGGCTCGACATCTATCGGACCTAGGGATGGCGAGCGTATAAGTGTGGGTTCGAACTCAGTCCGTGAGTTCGCCGTCCGGCACCGGACCCGTCCCTCAGCGGATCTTCCGGACGTTACTGATATCGAAGCCGCCGTCGTGAATCTCGGTCTCGAACCGGACGATGTCCTCGTCCTCGAGCCGAGAGAGCACGCCCCGGAACTGCTCGACGACGAGCGTCCGGGCCCGCTCCGAGCCGCCGCTCTCCCACTCGAACAGCAGGGTGCCGTCGGTGGCTTCCTTGAGCTGTCCAAGTTCCGTCGACCCGAGGAGATCGGAGTTGACCAGCAGGAGGATCACGCCGCCCCAGCGGTGTGACGCGCGCTTGAGGCCCTTCAGCAGGACGGTCAGGTCCGACCAGCCGAGCCGGTCGTCGGCCGCCGCGACCAGGTCCGTCACCGAGTCGATCACGACGAGACTGCCCGTCGCGTGTTCGGTCAGATACTCGCCCAGCGCCTCGAGGACGTCGGTCCGGTCGTTGTGCGTGCCGAGTTCGGTGATGTCGGCCATCCCGTCGGCGTACCAGTCGGTCGGGACCGGCGTCAGCTGGAAGTACTCCTCCGCGAACTCGACGAACGTGATGTCGGTCATCCCGGCCCGGACGAGGTCGTCGTCCATGACGAACTCCATCTCGCTGACGACGGCGCTCCGCTCGTCCGTGAACGAGACGTAGTGGACATCCGCTGGGATCGTCGTGTCCGGCTCGAGGTCGCCGTAGTAGAGGTCGAACAGGTCGGGATCGGCGTCGACGAGCCCGTTCATCGCGGTGCTCGTGTAGCAGAACTCCCGTGCACCGGCGCCGGACTCGCCGGCGAGCAGGACGACGCTCCCGGCGGGTGCACCGCCGCCGATCATCCGGTCGAGTCGCGAGATTCCGAGCGGCATCCGCTCCATATGCTTCCGTTCGGACGGACCCGCTTACCTGTTGTGGCAGCCGGGGTTCCGGCCGCAGTCGTCCCTCGGATCGGGGACTAATACGGTGTGGGACGTATCCACCACATGGCCATCATCGCCGAAATATCGATCGAGGCCGACGAGTTCCTCCTCGGACAGATCATCGCCGAGTACCCGGGACTCTCGGTGGAGATCGAACGCGTCGTACCAGCCGCAAAGCGGGTCATGCCGTACATCTGGGGGTACGGAACCGATCTGAAATCGTTCGAAGCTGCCATGGACGAGAGCCCGAACGTCAAATCGATCGCCGTCCTCGACGAGTACGAGGACCGGGCGCTCTACAAGATCGAGTGGGAGGACCCGGCCGAACAGCTGATCACCGGGATCGCTCGGACCGACGCGACGATCCTCGAGGCCCACAGCGACGACGAGTGGCTCTTTCGGATTCGGTTCGAAGAACACGCCGGGCTGGCGCAGTTCAACCAGTACTGTGCCGAGAACGACATCGCGTACCGGCTCAACCGCGTCTCCTCGCTCGCGGATCTCGGGGCGGACGGTGACGATTACGAACTGACCGACGCGCAGTACGAGGCGCTCTCGCTGGCCGTCGAGCGGGGCTATTTCAAGGTCCCCCGCGAGGTGGAGTACGAGGAACTGGCGGACGAACTCGGCGTGTCCGTCCAGGCGTTCTCCGAGCGGGTGCGCCGCGGGGCGGACAAAGTCCTCGAATCCGTTTTCCTCCGGCCCGGATCGCGAAACGCTTAACACCGATATTCAGGGAGAGCATTACTAGTGAGATAAAGACCATGAGTAGCCCGGAGGGGAGGCTTTGCTCGAT from Natrinema salaciae encodes:
- a CDS encoding transcription factor S, with product MQFCDDCGSMMKARGDRMVCTNDDCGASSERDREQEDAFVTTESQTDDDVIESDENANFEGKPKATDVVCDECGNEEAWYTLKQTASADEPPTRFFKCTDCGYRWREYN
- a CDS encoding RAD55 family ATPase gives rise to the protein MERMPLGISRLDRMIGGGAPAGSVVLLAGESGAGAREFCYTSTAMNGLVDADPDLFDLYYGDLEPDTTIPADVHYVSFTDERSAVVSEMEFVMDDDLVRAGMTDITFVEFAEEYFQLTPVPTDWYADGMADITELGTHNDRTDVLEALGEYLTEHATGSLVVIDSVTDLVAAADDRLGWSDLTVLLKGLKRASHRWGGVILLLVNSDLLGSTELGQLKEATDGTLLFEWESGGSERARTLVVEQFRGVLSRLEDEDIVRFETEIHDGGFDISNVRKIR
- a CDS encoding helix-turn-helix domain-containing protein, with the protein product MAIIAEISIEADEFLLGQIIAEYPGLSVEIERVVPAAKRVMPYIWGYGTDLKSFEAAMDESPNVKSIAVLDEYEDRALYKIEWEDPAEQLITGIARTDATILEAHSDDEWLFRIRFEEHAGLAQFNQYCAENDIAYRLNRVSSLADLGADGDDYELTDAQYEALSLAVERGYFKVPREVEYEELADELGVSVQAFSERVRRGADKVLESVFLRPGSRNA